A window from Rhizosphaericola mali encodes these proteins:
- a CDS encoding RapZ C-terminal domain-containing protein — protein sequence MELIDRINALYQQRFLKNASRIEKLPQSGSDRVYFRIFDNDKTVIATYNINVQENDTFITFTSHFKSKGLPVPEIYTMDDSHTIYLQEDLGKISLIDELESKGKCPEVYELYKKSLQALAKFQILGDAGLDYNLCLTAREFGKEAILSDLLYFKYYFLDTLKQPYDKQALLNDFEALAVFLRQSRFKYFMFRDFQSRNIIVNNGEVYFIDYQGGMKGSMQYDAASLLWQARAQLSDEWKSSLLNDYFGYASELLSHDVDKELFINQYKGFVLIRLLQVLGAYGFRGLFERKAQFLTSIPLALRNLKWFVENRLIGIDLPEFDRMLKIIVSDEVIEQFECIQADETTPLVVEVNSFSYKKGLPSDDSDNGGGFIFDCRGILNPGRFDEYKKLSGLDKPVQDFLEQKTKMNTFLNSVFDLIDISVENYLERGFKNLQINFGCTGGQHRSVFAAEQTARHLRNKYKLKVLANHSNRQNWVK from the coding sequence ATGGAACTTATTGATAGAATAAATGCCTTGTATCAACAACGTTTTTTGAAAAATGCAAGCCGAATTGAAAAACTGCCACAGAGTGGGAGCGACCGTGTATATTTCAGAATTTTTGATAATGATAAAACGGTGATAGCAACCTATAATATCAATGTTCAGGAAAATGATACATTCATTACATTTACTTCGCACTTTAAATCTAAAGGTTTGCCGGTGCCGGAGATTTACACTATGGATGATAGTCATACCATATATTTACAAGAAGATTTGGGTAAAATATCCTTGATTGATGAATTGGAATCGAAAGGAAAATGTCCTGAAGTGTACGAACTATACAAAAAAAGTTTGCAAGCATTGGCTAAGTTTCAAATTTTGGGAGACGCTGGTTTGGACTATAATTTATGTTTGACTGCACGAGAGTTTGGTAAAGAAGCGATATTAAGTGACCTCTTATATTTCAAATATTATTTTTTAGATACGCTGAAGCAGCCCTATGATAAACAGGCGTTGCTCAATGATTTCGAGGCTTTGGCGGTATTTTTACGTCAATCACGATTCAAATATTTTATGTTTCGCGATTTTCAAAGTAGGAACATTATAGTCAATAATGGAGAAGTATATTTTATTGACTATCAGGGAGGAATGAAAGGTTCGATGCAATATGATGCGGCATCTCTACTTTGGCAGGCAAGAGCTCAATTGAGTGATGAGTGGAAATCTTCCTTGCTCAATGATTATTTTGGCTATGCTAGTGAATTATTATCACACGATGTCGATAAGGAATTATTTATCAATCAATACAAAGGATTTGTTCTAATAAGATTGTTGCAAGTGTTAGGTGCTTACGGATTTAGAGGGTTGTTTGAAAGAAAAGCACAATTCTTAACGAGTATTCCATTAGCATTGCGTAATCTGAAATGGTTTGTAGAGAATCGGTTGATAGGGATAGATTTGCCAGAATTTGACCGAATGCTCAAAATTATAGTTTCAGATGAAGTTATAGAACAATTTGAATGTATTCAAGCGGATGAGACAACCCCATTAGTCGTTGAGGTGAATAGTTTTTCTTATAAAAAAGGTCTGCCTTCGGACGATTCCGATAATGGTGGTGGATTTATATTTGATTGTCGTGGAATTTTAAATCCTGGTCGTTTTGATGAATATAAAAAATTAAGCGGTTTGGATAAGCCTGTACAAGATTTTCTAGAGCAAAAAACAAAGATGAATACATTTTTGAATAGTGTATTTGATCTGATTGATATTTCTGTTGAAAATTATTTGGAACGTGGATTTAAAAATTTGCAAATCAATTTCGGATGCACTGGAGGTCAACATCGTAGTGTGTTTGCCGCTGAACAAACGGCAAGGCACTTAAGGAATAAATACAAACTCAAAGTGCTAGCCAATCATAGCAACAGGCAAAATTGGGTGAAATAA
- a CDS encoding thioredoxin domain-containing protein, which produces MSTENKYTNKLVDESSPYLLQHAHNPVNWYPWGEEALEKAKTENKPILLSIGYAACHWCHVMAHESFENEETAHIMNDWFINIKVDREERPDLDQIYMDALQAMNGNGGWPLNVFLTPELKPFYGGTYFPPQRMYNRLSWTELLATIHDAFYNRKDTVDLQANNLMQHLQTANTIGTPRSNPGIFSQEHLDALHDEIQRVFDSEWGGFSQAPKFLQTFSLLYELRHYYYSQDVSALNAATFSLDKMIAGGIYDQIRGGISRYSTDKKWQAPHFEKMLYDNALFISTLSEAYALTKNKNYKCIIEQSIAFINAELRSENNGFYSSIDADSEGIEGKFYTWTRKDIADVLGEDTDMFCKIFDIWEEGNWEHTNILWKPERLEKFVVQLGIPLEDLEMKIRVCSDKLLSVRNKRIRPATDDKFILYWNALMIKALCQAGNVLKNEKYIEQAILSMDFLENNFIQNDQWLHSWKNNSGKIFAFLDDYASLIDCYIHLHESTNHLEYLNKAIKWVGYVEKNFSSLSTLFFYTSKSQTDIVLRKKDIYDSATASGNAIMATNLNYLGNALDKKEWKERAAQMLLSIGGGIVHYPISFGQWALLLQTITKGYNEIAIVGENYKSVIRNINEIYIPNKILFGAITGINKYPLLADKSTKDETLIYLCENYNCKTPVKTIEAFKQILPNYTSA; this is translated from the coding sequence ATGTCCACGGAAAATAAATATACAAATAAGTTAGTAGATGAATCTAGCCCATATCTATTGCAACATGCGCATAATCCGGTAAACTGGTATCCTTGGGGCGAGGAAGCATTAGAAAAAGCAAAAACAGAGAATAAACCGATATTATTAAGCATAGGTTATGCAGCCTGCCATTGGTGTCATGTCATGGCGCATGAGAGTTTTGAAAATGAAGAAACCGCTCACATAATGAATGATTGGTTTATCAATATAAAGGTCGATCGCGAGGAACGTCCTGATCTGGATCAAATATATATGGATGCGCTACAAGCCATGAATGGCAATGGAGGTTGGCCTTTGAATGTATTCCTCACTCCCGAATTAAAACCTTTTTATGGAGGCACCTATTTTCCGCCACAAAGAATGTATAATCGTCTGAGTTGGACAGAATTATTGGCAACGATTCATGATGCTTTTTACAATCGAAAGGATACCGTTGATCTACAAGCAAATAATTTGATGCAACATTTACAAACGGCCAATACAATCGGTACTCCTCGTTCCAATCCTGGGATATTTTCACAAGAACATTTAGATGCTTTACATGACGAGATTCAACGTGTCTTTGATAGTGAATGGGGCGGTTTTTCTCAAGCACCTAAATTTTTACAAACGTTTTCTCTTCTTTACGAATTACGACATTATTATTATAGTCAAGATGTGTCCGCATTAAATGCAGCAACTTTCAGCTTGGATAAAATGATTGCTGGTGGCATTTACGATCAGATTAGAGGTGGCATTTCACGTTATAGTACAGACAAAAAATGGCAAGCACCCCATTTTGAAAAAATGTTATACGATAACGCATTATTTATATCTACACTAAGTGAGGCATATGCATTAACCAAAAATAAAAACTATAAATGTATTATTGAGCAAAGCATTGCATTTATAAACGCAGAATTGAGGTCAGAAAATAACGGATTTTATAGTTCTATTGATGCAGATAGTGAAGGTATTGAAGGGAAATTTTACACTTGGACACGTAAAGATATTGCGGACGTTTTAGGAGAAGATACGGATATGTTCTGTAAAATTTTTGATATATGGGAAGAAGGAAATTGGGAGCATACAAATATCCTATGGAAGCCGGAACGTTTAGAAAAATTTGTAGTTCAATTAGGAATTCCATTAGAGGATTTAGAGATGAAGATTCGTGTTTGTTCGGATAAATTACTATCGGTTAGAAATAAAAGAATCAGACCGGCAACAGATGACAAATTCATTTTATATTGGAATGCTTTAATGATCAAAGCGCTGTGCCAAGCTGGAAATGTTTTAAAAAACGAAAAATATATTGAGCAAGCAATTCTGTCTATGGATTTCTTGGAAAATAATTTTATTCAAAATGATCAATGGTTACATAGTTGGAAAAACAATTCGGGAAAAATATTTGCTTTTTTAGATGATTATGCATCGCTCATCGACTGTTATATTCATTTACACGAATCCACTAACCATTTGGAATATTTGAATAAGGCTATAAAATGGGTAGGATATGTAGAGAAAAATTTTAGTTCTTTGAGTACGCTATTTTTCTATACATCCAAAAGTCAAACCGATATAGTTCTCAGAAAAAAAGACATTTACGATAGTGCAACCGCCTCAGGCAATGCCATCATGGCAACCAATTTGAATTATTTAGGAAATGCATTAGACAAAAAAGAATGGAAAGAGCGCGCCGCTCAAATGTTATTATCCATTGGCGGCGGGATTGTACATTATCCCATTTCATTTGGACAATGGGCTTTGTTATTACAAACAATTACCAAAGGATATAATGAAATCGCTATAGTAGGAGAAAACTATAAATCTGTTATAAGAAATATCAATGAAATCTACATCCCAAATAAAATATTATTTGGTGCGATAACAGGAATTAATAAATATCCACTTTTAGCAGACAAATCAACAAAGGATGAAACTTTAATTTATTTATGCGAAAACTATAATTGCAAAACTCCCGTCAAAACAATAGAAGCATTTAAACAAATATTACCTAACTATACTTCGGCATAA
- a CDS encoding metallophosphoesterase, with the protein MSVFGNVMRFLLRKPALAISKLFGANPKEGEVFAALDKLYSTSQNDNAENCISLNVRPNDLVVIFSDQHKGNGNGADDFVSAEKNYIAALEYYNRLDASFINLGDCEELWKFPLQSVEKGHPNAFKIEREFVQKNKLFKVFGNHDLYWSLIHNANINLKKLYYQNFPIYEAVRLNVQIEDNGRLTIFCAHGHQGDKQSDGNPLSRWFVSSVWGPLQAFLQININSPASSQWLKSVHNSIMYNWSKNKEKMILITGHTHQPVFKSLTHIERLYLQLFRAKEKNDTDAISQIMNEIPYRAKDNDILSSEFMTMKPSYFNTGCCCYSDGTITGIEIQEGKIRLVKWHYVDGVPTRTIAEEESLKNVYAEV; encoded by the coding sequence ATGAGTGTGTTTGGAAATGTAATGAGATTTTTACTACGAAAGCCCGCATTGGCGATTAGTAAACTATTTGGAGCCAATCCAAAAGAAGGAGAGGTTTTCGCCGCTTTGGATAAATTGTATTCAACCTCTCAAAATGATAACGCTGAGAATTGTATCAGTTTGAATGTTAGACCAAATGATTTAGTGGTTATTTTTAGTGATCAACATAAAGGGAATGGAAATGGTGCGGATGATTTTGTGTCTGCAGAGAAAAATTATATTGCTGCATTGGAGTACTATAATCGGTTAGATGCTTCATTCATTAATTTAGGAGATTGTGAAGAACTATGGAAATTTCCACTTCAATCTGTAGAAAAAGGACATCCCAATGCTTTCAAAATTGAAAGAGAATTTGTTCAAAAAAATAAACTATTCAAAGTATTTGGCAATCATGATTTGTATTGGAGTTTGATTCATAATGCTAATATCAATTTAAAGAAACTATACTATCAAAATTTTCCTATTTATGAAGCCGTACGTTTAAATGTACAAATAGAAGACAATGGACGATTGACTATTTTTTGTGCACATGGACATCAAGGCGATAAACAAAGTGACGGTAATCCTTTAAGTCGTTGGTTTGTATCTTCAGTTTGGGGGCCTTTGCAAGCATTTTTACAAATAAATATAAATAGTCCTGCAAGTTCTCAATGGCTAAAATCTGTGCATAATTCGATTATGTATAATTGGAGTAAAAATAAGGAGAAAATGATTTTAATAACGGGACATACACATCAACCCGTATTCAAATCATTAACACATATAGAGCGACTATACTTGCAGTTATTTCGTGCAAAGGAAAAAAACGATACGGATGCCATCTCTCAAATTATGAATGAAATACCTTACCGTGCAAAGGACAATGATATTTTGAGTAGCGAATTTATGACGATGAAACCTTCTTATTTCAATACCGGTTGCTGTTGCTACTCTGATGGTACGATTACCGGTATCGAAATACAAGAAGGAAAGATTCGACTAGTGAAATGGCATTATGTAGATGGCGTACCTACTCGAACGATTGCTGAAGAGGAATCTTTGAAAAATGTTTATGCCGAAGTATAG
- the atpA gene encoding F0F1 ATP synthase subunit alpha: MAEIKPDEISAILRQQLSGFDTTTELEEVGTVLQVGDGIARVYGLNNVSSGELVEFENGVKAIALNLEAENVGVVLMGEGDAIKEGDKVKRTGQIASIKAGDGLLGRVVNTLGQPIDGKGPIVGETYEMPIERKAPGVIFREPVKEPLQTGIKAIDAMIPIGRGQRELIIGDRQVGKTAICIDTIINQKEFFEAGKPVYCIYVAIGQKASTVASVMKTLEENGAMPYTVIVSATASEPAPLQFYAPFAGAAIGEFFRDRGLPALIIYDDLSKQAVAYREVSLLLRRPPGREAYPGDVFYLHSRLLERAAKVINNDEIAKNMNDLPESMKHLVKGGGSLTALPIIETQAGDVGAYIPTNVISITDGQVFLESNLFNSGIRPAINVGISVSRVGGSAQIKSMKKVAGTLKLDQAMYRELEAFSKFGGDLDPATKLVLDKGARNVEILKQAQFSPYTVEKQVAMIYLGTKGLLREVPVNKVRDFEKQFLMEMDSKLPDVLADFKAGKLPDDGIKKMVNLAKELFPLFK, from the coding sequence ATGGCAGAGATTAAGCCTGATGAAATTTCCGCAATATTAAGGCAGCAATTAAGCGGCTTTGATACAACTACGGAATTAGAAGAGGTAGGAACTGTATTACAAGTGGGTGATGGTATCGCTCGTGTTTACGGTTTGAATAACGTATCTTCTGGTGAATTGGTTGAGTTTGAAAATGGTGTAAAAGCTATTGCCTTAAACCTTGAAGCTGAAAATGTGGGTGTGGTATTGATGGGTGAAGGTGACGCTATCAAAGAAGGTGATAAAGTTAAAAGAACTGGTCAGATCGCTTCTATCAAAGCTGGTGACGGTCTTTTAGGTCGTGTTGTAAATACATTAGGTCAACCTATCGATGGTAAAGGTCCAATCGTAGGAGAAACTTATGAAATGCCTATCGAGCGTAAAGCTCCTGGTGTTATCTTCCGTGAGCCAGTAAAAGAACCATTGCAAACTGGTATCAAAGCAATTGATGCGATGATTCCAATCGGTCGTGGACAACGTGAGTTGATTATTGGTGACCGTCAAGTAGGTAAAACTGCTATTTGTATTGATACTATTATCAACCAAAAAGAATTTTTCGAAGCTGGTAAACCAGTTTATTGTATATATGTTGCCATTGGACAAAAAGCGTCTACTGTTGCATCTGTAATGAAAACATTGGAAGAAAATGGTGCAATGCCTTATACGGTTATCGTATCTGCTACTGCATCTGAACCAGCTCCATTACAATTCTACGCTCCATTTGCTGGTGCAGCGATTGGTGAGTTCTTCCGTGATAGGGGTTTGCCTGCATTGATCATTTATGATGATTTATCCAAACAAGCAGTTGCATATCGTGAGGTGTCTTTGTTACTTCGTCGTCCTCCTGGTCGTGAAGCATATCCTGGAGACGTATTCTATTTGCATAGCCGTTTGTTAGAAAGAGCTGCGAAAGTCATCAATAATGATGAAATCGCTAAGAATATGAACGATTTACCAGAATCAATGAAACATCTTGTAAAAGGTGGTGGTAGCTTAACAGCCTTACCAATCATTGAAACACAAGCTGGTGACGTGGGTGCGTATATTCCTACAAATGTTATCTCCATCACAGATGGTCAGGTATTCTTGGAAAGTAACTTGTTTAACTCTGGTATCCGTCCAGCGATCAACGTAGGTATCTCCGTAAGTCGTGTAGGTGGTAGCGCTCAGATTAAATCCATGAAAAAAGTTGCTGGTACTTTGAAATTGGACCAAGCGATGTATCGTGAATTGGAAGCGTTTTCTAAATTTGGTGGAGACTTAGATCCTGCAACTAAATTAGTTTTGGATAAAGGTGCTCGTAACGTGGAAATTTTGAAACAAGCGCAGTTCTCTCCATATACTGTTGAGAAACAAGTTGCGATGATCTATTTAGGTACAAAAGGTTTATTGCGTGAAGTTCCTGTAAATAAAGTAAGAGATTTTGAAAAACAATTCTTGATGGAAATGGATTCAAAATTACCTGATGTATTAGCAGATTTCAAAGCGGGTAAATTACCTGATGATGGTATTAAGAAAATGGTTAATTTGGCAAAAGAATTATTTCCTTTGTTTAAATAA
- the atpH gene encoding ATP synthase F1 subunit delta encodes MRNPRLANVYAKSLIEFAQQQNQLDAAYTDMQYIIELCKASKEFDYVLASPIISEDKKLAAVSAVVKANVSQQSWAFITLVLKKNRANYLAQIAGAYVEQYNKLKGIHEVSLTTALPIDAALQNSIIDKLKQEAGFKSIQLTSKIDPSIIGGFILEFNNNLIDASVSKKLNDLKLIFQNNNLVAAI; translated from the coding sequence ATGCGTAATCCTCGTTTAGCTAATGTATATGCAAAAAGCTTGATTGAATTTGCCCAACAGCAAAATCAATTAGATGCGGCTTATACGGATATGCAATATATCATTGAACTTTGCAAAGCTAGTAAAGAATTTGACTATGTTTTGGCGAGTCCAATCATCAGTGAAGACAAAAAACTTGCCGCTGTATCTGCAGTCGTTAAGGCGAATGTTTCACAACAAAGTTGGGCATTTATAACTTTGGTTTTAAAGAAAAATCGCGCCAATTATTTAGCTCAAATCGCTGGGGCTTATGTAGAGCAATACAACAAATTAAAAGGTATCCACGAGGTATCTTTGACTACGGCATTGCCGATAGATGCTGCATTGCAAAACAGTATTATTGATAAATTAAAGCAAGAAGCAGGATTCAAAAGCATACAATTGACTTCTAAAATTGATCCGTCTATCATTGGTGGTTTCATATTAGAATTTAATAATAATCTAATTGATGCTAGTGTATCTAAGAAATTGAATGATTTGAAATTGATTTTTCAAAACAATAATTTAGTAGCAGCTATTTAA
- the atpF gene encoding F0F1 ATP synthase subunit B, with protein MELLNPGLGIVLYSLIAFVIVLLILRAAAWKPILKTLNERESGIADALAAAEKAKSEMASLKSENEALLAKAIEERANLLKDANASKERIISEAQTEGQRVKEQLISEAQQAITAQKNAAIADVKNQVGSIALEIAQKVIGRELADKSQQENYINQLTSEIKLN; from the coding sequence ATGGAATTATTAAATCCTGGATTAGGTATCGTTCTTTACTCTTTGATCGCTTTCGTGATTGTATTGCTTATTTTAAGAGCTGCTGCATGGAAACCCATCTTGAAGACGTTAAATGAACGTGAATCTGGAATCGCAGATGCTCTTGCAGCAGCTGAAAAAGCAAAGTCTGAAATGGCTAGCTTGAAATCTGAAAACGAAGCATTATTGGCAAAAGCAATCGAAGAAAGAGCAAATCTTTTGAAAGATGCAAATGCTAGTAAAGAGCGTATCATTTCCGAAGCACAAACAGAAGGTCAACGTGTAAAAGAACAATTGATCTCTGAAGCACAACAAGCGATTACCGCACAAAAAAATGCAGCTATTGCTGATGTAAAAAATCAAGTAGGTAGCATCGCATTGGAAATTGCTCAAAAAGTAATCGGTAGAGAATTGGCTGATAAAAGCCAACAAGAAAATTATATTAACCAATTGACTTCTGAAATTAAATTGAACTAA
- the atpE gene encoding ATP synthase F0 subunit C produces the protein MLNTLLQAVSSAPVGGAIGAGIAAIGAGIGIGMIGKSACESIARQPEAASDIRGSMILTAAFIEGVALFAVIAGLLAVLK, from the coding sequence ATGTTAAACACATTGTTACAAGCTGTTAGTTCAGCTCCTGTAGGTGGAGCAATCGGTGCAGGTATTGCTGCAATCGGTGCTGGTATTGGTATTGGTATGATCGGTAAAAGCGCATGTGAAAGCATCGCTCGTCAACCAGAAGCTGCTAGCGATATCCGTGGTAGCATGATCTTGACTGCTGCGTTCATCGAGGGTGTTGCCCTTTTCGCAGTTATCGCAGGTTTATTAGCAGTATTGAAATAA
- the atpB gene encoding F0F1 ATP synthase subunit A: protein MTSKGLKRLLVLVFTVFSVFHLNLVNAQEKQESKEKEAYNAGKSIINHVLDAHQFHILSFGKAHFGLPLPIILFSPEKGLVVFSASHIEEGETYKGFKFSDEEGSSLVGAHEDGSVDSTIVVYSSLMSFSKPLPTGVTTKYYDFSVTKGAAQLIFASVLLIVIMLSVAKKYKKTGANKAPSGFQNAVEPVITFVRDDVAKTYLGHNYERYMPFLLTVFFFILINNLLGLIPGSANVSGNIAFTFVLAIIAFIVIVFSTNGKFWGHVFWFPGVPVPVKILMIPVELLGMVIRPAALMIRLFANMTAGHIVILSFISLIFIFGQMSPVAGYGFSPVSILFVIFMDCVELLVAFIQAFIFTNLTAVFISQSIVEDHH from the coding sequence ATGACTTCAAAAGGCTTGAAACGCTTATTGGTATTGGTTTTCACGGTATTTTCCGTGTTTCATCTAAATCTTGTAAATGCGCAAGAAAAGCAAGAAAGTAAGGAAAAAGAGGCTTATAATGCCGGAAAATCTATAATTAATCACGTATTGGATGCGCACCAGTTCCATATATTAAGTTTTGGAAAGGCGCATTTTGGTTTGCCTTTGCCAATTATTTTATTTTCTCCAGAGAAAGGATTGGTTGTTTTTTCTGCTTCACATATTGAAGAAGGAGAAACGTATAAAGGATTTAAATTTTCTGATGAAGAAGGTAGTTCTCTTGTAGGTGCTCATGAAGATGGATCTGTTGATTCAACTATTGTAGTATATTCTTCTTTAATGTCTTTTAGTAAACCTCTTCCAACAGGTGTTACTACTAAATATTATGATTTCTCTGTAACTAAAGGTGCTGCACAATTAATATTTGCTTCTGTATTATTAATTGTCATCATGTTATCCGTTGCTAAAAAATACAAAAAAACAGGTGCGAATAAAGCGCCAAGTGGTTTCCAAAATGCAGTTGAGCCAGTTATCACTTTCGTAAGAGATGATGTTGCAAAAACTTATTTGGGACACAATTATGAAAGATATATGCCTTTCTTATTGACGGTATTTTTCTTTATCTTAATTAATAACTTATTGGGGTTGATCCCAGGATCAGCTAACGTATCTGGTAATATTGCATTTACCTTTGTATTGGCAATTATCGCGTTTATTGTGATTGTGTTCAGCACAAATGGTAAATTCTGGGGACACGTATTTTGGTTCCCTGGTGTACCAGTTCCTGTAAAAATATTAATGATTCCAGTAGAATTATTAGGTATGGTTATTCGTCCCGCGGCTTTGATGATTCGTCTTTTTGCGAACATGACAGCAGGACACATCGTAATTTTGAGTTTTATTTCCTTAATATTTATATTCGGACAAATGTCTCCAGTCGCTGGTTATGGTTTTTCACCAGTATCTATTCTATTCGTCATCTTTATGGATTGCGTAGAGTTATTGGTTGCATTTATCCAAGCGTTCATCTTCACCAATCTTACTGCAGTATTTATCAGTCAATCTATTGTTGAGGATCATCATTAA
- a CDS encoding DUF1634 domain-containing protein, which translates to MARIKDSNIQTAIGNVLRYGVYLSLAVSLIGGIFYLKDHGSEKVASKYAHFIEKDDSFFDYLTNVFKGIGNLHGEEIVKLGIIVLIITPTIRVIFSLLGFILEKDKLYIVITLIVLLIIGISVAGGLG; encoded by the coding sequence ATGGCACGTATTAAAGACTCCAATATTCAGACCGCCATTGGTAATGTTTTACGATATGGCGTTTATCTTTCCTTAGCAGTTTCATTAATTGGTGGTATCTTTTATTTGAAAGATCATGGTTCAGAAAAAGTCGCAAGTAAATACGCTCATTTCATTGAGAAGGACGATAGTTTTTTTGATTATTTAACCAATGTATTTAAAGGTATTGGGAATTTGCATGGAGAAGAAATTGTGAAATTGGGTATAATCGTTTTGATAATTACTCCAACTATTAGAGTTATATTCTCCCTGCTTGGATTTATTTTGGAAAAAGACAAACTGTATATCGTTATTACATTAATTGTTTTATTAATAATTGGTATTAGTGTGGCAGGAGGTTTGGGTTAA
- a CDS encoding sulfite exporter TauE/SafE family protein, whose protein sequence is MDVYQFTLLVFFGAVSAGLIGSLTGLGGGVIIIPLLTVLLGVDLHYAIGTALVSVIATSSGSAAAYVREGITNIRMGMFLEIATTIGAVLGTVIAAFAPANLVAILFGFVLIFNGLNSLRKKAEHVQITSSKAATWLKLPSSYPTKEGPVAYGIKNVGGGFSMMSVAGILSGLLGIGSGAFKVIAMDNIMKVPFKVSTTTSNFMMGVTATASAFVYLQRGYIEPGLCMPVVIGVLIGAMLGAKILVKSNPKKLRLFFSVVILLLAINMIYNGFNHKF, encoded by the coding sequence ATGGACGTATATCAATTTACCTTACTTGTCTTTTTTGGTGCGGTGTCTGCAGGATTGATAGGTTCTCTCACCGGTTTAGGTGGTGGTGTTATCATCATTCCTTTATTGACTGTCCTGCTGGGGGTCGATTTACATTATGCAATTGGTACAGCATTGGTTTCAGTGATTGCCACCTCTTCTGGCTCAGCTGCCGCTTATGTACGAGAAGGGATTACCAATATTCGTATGGGAATGTTTTTAGAAATTGCTACAACTATCGGTGCAGTTTTGGGTACGGTCATTGCCGCATTTGCTCCTGCAAATTTAGTGGCAATACTTTTTGGATTTGTATTGATTTTTAATGGACTTAATTCTTTACGCAAGAAAGCCGAACATGTACAAATTACTTCTAGTAAAGCCGCTACTTGGTTAAAGTTGCCATCCTCTTACCCAACTAAAGAAGGTCCAGTGGCTTATGGTATTAAAAATGTAGGAGGAGGCTTTTCAATGATGTCTGTGGCTGGAATTTTATCTGGATTGTTAGGTATCGGTTCTGGTGCATTCAAAGTAATAGCCATGGATAATATAATGAAGGTTCCATTTAAAGTGTCTACGACAACAAGTAATTTTATGATGGGCGTAACCGCTACAGCGTCGGCATTTGTTTATTTACAAAGGGGATATATAGAACCTGGCCTATGTATGCCTGTCGTAATTGGCGTTTTAATAGGCGCAATGTTAGGTGCAAAAATATTGGTAAAAAGTAATCCAAAGAAATTACGTTTATTCTTTTCGGTAGTGATATTGTTATTGGCTATCAACATGATATATAACGGATTTAATCACAAATTTTAA